The following coding sequences lie in one Ostrea edulis chromosome 8, xbOstEdul1.1, whole genome shotgun sequence genomic window:
- the LOC130049746 gene encoding uncharacterized protein LOC130049746, which translates to MANPPRHLRLPFLRLQLAEAREHYLTILAALIAEEKRARRRQRRRRRWWVRPWLERRVMYGQYETLMGELEREHEGDFKSFLRMEPAMFHELLQRVGPRIEKPDTQRPPLKPGLKLAITLHFLATGNSYKSLAFDFRVAHNTISLFVPEVCRAILEEYRDEVFRTPRTPAEWTVVAQRFQDRWNFPHCCGAIDGKHIAIKKPPQTGTLYYNYKGFFSMVLLGVVDADYKFLWADVGSNGSASDAGVFNGSVLEPALREGRLGFPQPDPLPNDDRDTPYFIVADDAFPLRRYCMKPFSKRYMLREERIFNYRCSRARRVVENAFGILANRFRCLLTTMNTKPPATVWIVTGCLTLHNIMRMRYPNLQNADLDIEGDNHNIIPGAWRDGAVMAEVEAAGRGPRQTVEGKKQRHYLMKYFNSPAGSVPWQDAAIDR; encoded by the exons ATGGCCAATCCTCCGAGGCATCTGAGACTGCCGTTCCTACGTCTACAACTCGCTGAAGCACGTGAGCATTATCTTACTATCTTGGCAGCTTTAATAGCTGAGGAAAAAAGGGCAAGGAGACGTCAGAGACGTCGACGTCGGTGGTGGGTTAGACCATGGCTAGAGAGGCGCGTCATGTATGGTCAATATGAGACATTGATGGGAGAACTTGAGAGGGAGCATGAAGGAGACTTCAAGTCCTTCCTCCGAATGGAACCCGCAATGTTCCATGAACTACTGCAGCGGGTGGGACCACGCATTGAAAAGCCAGACAC aCAGCGGCCACCCTTGAAACCAGGCTTAAAGCTAGCCATCACCCTCCACTTCTTGGCAACCGGGAACTCGTACAAGTCGCTAGCCTTTGATTTCCGTGTTGCCCACAACACGATTTCCCTGTTCGTGCCAGAGGTCTGTCGAGCTATACTGGAAGAATACCGTGATGAGGTCTTCCGCACGCCACGCACACCAGCTGAATGGACAGTGGTTGCTCAACGCTTCCAGGACCGGTGGAACTTTCCGCATTGTTGTGGCGCAATTGATGGCAAGCATATCGCCATAAAGAAGCCACCGCAGACAGGCACCCTATACTACAACTACAAAGGCTTCTTCTCAATGGTCCTGCTAGGAGTGGTTGATGCAGACTATAAATTTTTATGGGCTGACGTTGGGTCAAATGGCTCAGCGTCAGATGCAGGTGTTTTCAACGGATCTGTTCTGGAGCCCGCGCTTAGGGAAGGGAGGCTTGGGTTCCCCCAACCCGACCCTCTGCCAAACGACGACAGAGACACGCCATACTTTATAGTGGCAGACGATGCCTTTCCCCTGCGACGCTACTGCATGAAGCCATTCTCCAAGCGTTACATGCTCCGAGAGGAAAGGATCTTTAACTATCGGTGCTCACGGGCCAGGAGGGTGGTGGAGAATGCTTTTGGAATTTTGGCCAACAGGTTCCGTTGTCTGCTGACAACAATGAACACTAAACCACCAGCAACGGTATGGATTGTTACAGGCTGTCTGACATTGCACAATATCATGAGAATGCGATACCCTAACCTACAGAATGCCGACTTGGATATAGAAGGGGACAATCACAATATTATCCCAGGAGCATGGAGGGATGGCGCAGTCATGGCAGAAGTTGAGGCTGCTGGTCGCGGACCAAGGCAGACTGTAGAGGGGAAAAAGCAGCGCCATTACTTAATGAAATACTTTAACAGCCCTGCTGGGAGTGTTCCATGGCAGGATGCTGCTATTGATAGATAa